GGCAGGAGTCATCCATACTTTGAATGATGGACAGGGAGATCGTACACAGGATGAAAGTTTGATCTCAAAAGTCATTTACGGTGAAGATCGTTTAGAAGAAAAAATTCATGATCTTAAGTTTGATGTGAGTATTGGTAGCTTTTTTCAACCAAATCCACAATCTGCAGAACTATTGTATCAAAAAGCCATTGACTATACGTTCTTAAATCAAAATTTCACCGATCAGGATACTATCGTAGATCTTTTTTGTGGAACAGGTACCATTGGACAATTGGTTGCCAACCAGGCCGAGGGAAATGTACGTGTCATTGGGGTGGATATCATCAAAAAGGCCATTGAGGATGCCACAAAAAATGCCCAAAAGAATGGGTTGCAAAATCTGGGATTCTTTGCAGCCGATGTCAAGAATTTCTTAAACGAACACCCGGAATACAAAAACAATATTAAGACCGTAATTCTCGATCCACCCAGATCAGGGATTACTCCTAAAGCACTAAAAAGAATCATTGAATTAAACTCTTCTCGCGTAGTGTATATCTCCTGTAACCCAGCTACACAAGCCAGAGATTTACAGGAATTCACCGCGGCCGGTTATGTCATTCAAAAAATCAGTATTGTAGATCAGTTTGTACATACCGCACACGTAGAAAGTGTGGTTCTAATGGAAAAGGAATAAGCTATTTCCTCAAAGTCAATCCGACAAATAATATGATGGCATCGCCTTTAAAATTCATATTATTCTGCTGAACACCTTCTAATTTATATGGTGTTTCTGATTCTACATGAATAGGCGGTGTGAAGTTCGCGAATGCAGGTTGATTTTTTGCTCTGGAAAAAGAATATTCAATTCCAAACAGGACATCAAAGTTCAAGAACGCAAAGTTTTTTCCCGCAGAAAAATGATAGTAATCGGTCTTTGCATTTAACAGCTTATTTAGAGGTGCCAATTCTTTATAATCAAAGTTATTGAGTGCATCGAAATCTGTTTTAAAGCCAAATAACCACGATCTGTTATTTGGTAAAAACTTCTCCATTCCTATTGCGATATTTAAAATACTGTTCCCACCAGCGGCAAAAGACAAAAACTCATCTTGTTGCTCCACATTTTCCGTAACGGTGGTTTCCACGTTTCCCTGACGCTCATCCACCAATCTATACGGTTTTAATCCGGCAAACCATTCCATCGTTAGATTCCAACGGTAAAATTTATTATATCTATAATCCACCCCCATCGCAATAGACATCGGATCCTTAATTTTAAAACCCAAATTACTTCCTACTTCATCGTACATATAATCCGGCAAGAACTCAGTATTATCCTTATTCAGTACATTTACATAGGATATATTACTTGCTGCATCCGCACTACCAAAAACAAACATAGATGGCGAGGTAAATACCAAACCTACTTTCACTCTATCATTTATCGCGTAATTCGCTCCAACTTTAATTGTAGCCCGCCAGCAGTAACCTTTAATATAAGAGGTGGAATTATTCACTGATACCATTTCAGAATTATCTACAGTATCTCGAGAAGTGACCTCAACTTGTTTTCTGGCATTGTATCTTAGATTCGAATTTCGTGCGAAAAAACTGGCTCCAACAGAAAAACGAGAATTAAAGAATTTCGCCACTCCCAGCCCATACCAATAATCATTATACTCTCTTCGAGAACTCACCTTTCCCAAATACTGTTCATTCCCCGGGATATTCTGATATACATCAAACTGTGTACGGTGTTCCCCGGAAAAACTATTATCGAAATTGGTTTTATTAAACACAGCGGCTTTCCAAACCAATCCAAATTTATCTTTTGGATATAAGCCCACAGATATAAACCCAGAAGCTACCGTTGGCTCCCAGTTTTGCACATCCAAACCTTCGCCCATTGCATTCTCATAACGCACCATATCAAACTTAACCAGGCCATTCGAAAAGGTAAAGCTACTTTCATTGCTATCTCTTAATATGGACGGGTTATAGTAAATTGATGTCTCATCAGCATATCCTCCTACTACTGCTCCGGAAAGCAATGCCGCTTTGGTACTAAAACTTTCGTTCCAGTGTCGGGTAAATTGTCCCAGACTATTCTGAGTCCAGAAAAACACCCCCAAAAAGCAAAGTAGTAGAATTCTATTTCGATTCATTATAAAATCTTAAGGATCGGTAATCGGTTATGCGATGGTTCATAATATGGTGATTTTTTATACAACCAATATAGTCTGTAATCTCCACTCTCAGAAAATCTTTTATCCTTAGCCATCATTTGATCATATTCCATTTGCAGCAACGGATCTTCTTCTAACATTTGCTGTGCATACGGTTCAAAGACATAGGCTGAATACCATTCTTTTTGCTGCACAATTTCATCATAAAAATTCCACGCAAAAAAACTATCCTCAGATTTAGGTTCCAAAACATTAATTAAATATCTCCACCCAGCCTGTCCCGTTGGAATAATATAATCTCCTTTCTTAAATGTCATTTGAATCACAGAATCCGTCACCTCTACATGAGAATGTAAAAAATGTCCTTCGTATGGAGTTCGCTTACTTTTATAGGATTTGATAAACATTCCCACGCCATCCATCACGGAATCTTGTTCCAAAAGCATCATTTGAATCTGATTTCTTTTCAGACGATCAATCACATCTCCCCAGGCCGCAGAGACTACATAATACTTTGGTATTTGAATCTCATCTACTTTATCAAAGTAATTGTAATACTTAATAGATATTTCTTCAGGAGCGTTTCTATCGTAATACAATTGCTTTCTCCCCAAAATTTCACTATATCGATATTCCGCTTTGTATGATTTGAATGGAATCATATCAAATCTGGTAGTATCCAGTTTCAAATTCACCGCTTCGAAAGGCATTGGTAATTCCGTATCCGAAGTTCTTTTGTTTTGAATAATTTCTTTAGAATTTGCATTTGAGAACGTAGCAATTAAATCAATAAACTTTTTGGTCGCCTCCACACGATCATCATAGGGTTTCCACATATGTGCTTCGGTAGTAAAACCGATACAGTTGAATAAAGATACATAGCCGGTGGAAAATCTAGGTAAATCATTAAACGCATGAATTCCATTGTTCGGTGTGGTACCAAAAACATTTACATATGGAGTTAAAGGTTTAAAATTATCGTAAATGTACGGCTCTAACTTTCCTACCAAAAACTGACTCAAATGAGCGTCCAGACGTTCTTTTCTTGGAGATAATAACGTCATGGTGTACTCATAATCCGCACCATTTGAGGTATGCGTATCTATAAAAATATGCGGTTTCAACCAATGAAATAAGCGCGTAAATGAAGTTGCATTTTTACTATCGTTCTTGATATAGTCACGATTTAAATCCAGATTTCTGGCATTTCCTCTAAACCCATGTGTTTCCGGACCATTCTGATTGGCTCGGCTACAACACCCGCGATTTAACATACCTCCAACATTATACACTGGGATAATTCCGATCACGACATTTTCAGGGATCTTATTATTCTCAATGGTAGATTTTGCCCATTCCAAACTCGCATCAATACCACATGGCTCGCCTGCATGAATTCCATTTTGGATCAAAATAATCGTCTTCTGTTGTAAAGCTTCAGGATAAAAAGCACTATCACCATTTATTAAAAACAGATGCAACGACCTTCCTGAATCGGTCTCCCCAAAAGTAATCAGATCACATGTTTGATATCGATTTGAAAGTTTTTGATACTGATGAATTAACGCATCATAGGTGATCGTTTGGTTAGATGCTCGGGAATATTGTTGAGCGAATGCATCATTTACATTCCAAATGAGCGCACTAATGAATAATAATCGTAGATATGTTTTCATATGATGATTTAAACCTCGCAAGCAAAGTTAACAGGAGTTTTAAATGCACCAACGACCAGGTTATGAATCGCTAATTTTTGGCTTTTAATCTTCAGATTCAAACTTATACCCTACACCACGTACCGAAAAGAAATGTTCTGGTTGTCTTTGATTTTTTTCAAAATACTTACGGTACGCCAGAATATAATTATCAATTGTTCTGGTAGATGGGAATACATCATACCCCCAGATTTTCTGTAGGATTTCTTCTCTTGAAACCACTTTCCCCCGCTTTTCAATCAACAACTTCAATAGCTTCATTTCACGTTTGGAAAGCGTTTTTTGTTCCCCATTCCAGGTCTCAATTTCAAAACTTAAAAAATCAACTTTATTCCCTCCAAACTCAAAGTTATCAAAGTTTTCCAACTGCGAATCCGACAATTCATGGCCTCTTTTCACCAATAAATTCACACGAAGTAAAAACTCCTCCAAATTAAATGGCTTAGCCATATAATCATCTGCTCCGGTCTTTAATCCATTGATCTTATCTTCTGCACTGTTCTTCGCAGACAAGAACATAATCGGCACTTTAGAATTCTCCAATCTAATGGTTTCACAAACCACAAACCCATCAATCTTAGGAATCATGACATCCAAGATAATCAAATGAAAATGTCCAGCCTTAAACTTTTCTAACGCCTGTTCCCCATCCACAGCAACGGTTACATTATAACCTTCAAGTTCCAGGTTCAGTTTTAAAGCTTCATATAATGACGGTTCATCTTCAACGATTAAAATACGGTCTGCCATAGTTTTTGATTTTTCACAAATTTAAATGTTTATGTACGCATTATTTCTGTCCAATATCATTTATCCATTCCCATTTTGAAAATTTACAGAATAATGACAGTTACAAATATTGTATGCGCCCTTGAATACTCATATTTTTGAACCATGCAGAGTGTCTATGTCAGCTTGATTTTATTTTTTTCAGTTTTAGGTGGTTTTGCCCAGACATCATCTCATATTCACAAGTGCAGCCAGCAACAGCATAGTGACTCGATTCGAAAAGCTCATCCTGAAATTAATGAGCTCATCAATCAAAACGAACAGGAACTTCAACAATGGCTGAAATATACTTCTCAATATCCTCAAGTACAATCGGTCATTACCATTCCTGTGGTTTTTCATGTATTATATGCCAATGAGGATCAGAATCTTCCTGATGATCAAATTATGGCACAATTAGATGTGCTCAATAGAGACTTCAGACGTCAAAATGCCGATACGATCCTCACGCCTCAAAGATTTAAATCCATTTCAGCCGATACTGAAATTGAATTTTGTTTGGCCACTCAAAAGCCAGATGGTCAGCCAACAAATGGTATTATTAGACAACAAACAGATATTCCAAATATTGGGAATACTAATAAATACTATAGACCTACGCAGGGTGGTTCTCAAATTTGGGATCCGCGATACTATTTGAACATCTGGGTTTGTGAAATCACAGACACTTTATTAGGATTTACCTATCTACCTGGAGAAGCTCAACCCAATTATGACGGAGTCGTTTTGAACTACAAAGTTTGTGGGGACAAATCCTATATTCCAGCACCTTTTAACATGGGGCGAACATTGGTTCATGAAATCGGTCACTGGCTCAACTTGCAACACGTTTGGGGGC
This genomic interval from bacterium SCSIO 12643 contains the following:
- a CDS encoding response regulator transcription factor; this translates as MADRILIVEDEPSLYEALKLNLELEGYNVTVAVDGEQALEKFKAGHFHLIILDVMIPKIDGFVVCETIRLENSKVPIMFLSAKNSAEDKINGLKTGADDYMAKPFNLEEFLLRVNLLVKRGHELSDSQLENFDNFEFGGNKVDFLSFEIETWNGEQKTLSKREMKLLKLLIEKRGKVVSREEILQKIWGYDVFPSTRTIDNYILAYRKYFEKNQRQPEHFFSVRGVGYKFESED
- a CDS encoding T9SS type A sorting domain-containing protein yields the protein MQSVYVSLILFFSVLGGFAQTSSHIHKCSQQQHSDSIRKAHPEINELINQNEQELQQWLKYTSQYPQVQSVITIPVVFHVLYANEDQNLPDDQIMAQLDVLNRDFRRQNADTILTPQRFKSISADTEIEFCLATQKPDGQPTNGIIRQQTDIPNIGNTNKYYRPTQGGSQIWDPRYYLNIWVCEITDTLLGFTYLPGEAQPNYDGVVLNYKVCGDKSYIPAPFNMGRTLVHEIGHWLNLQHVWGPQDGCQYDDGIADTPPQEKSNSKCPNTVVLSCNNGPNGDMWVNYMDYTYDQCQTAFTYGQKNRMLGTLNTSRKLLPSSQGCAPPDTTQPFVESLKVYPNPVREVLNIDFNLSNQQTTTVYIYDITGRLIMSSTELMDIGTSFIDVSHLNSGCYIASISTSNLNQKIKFIKTDI